A DNA window from Pseudarthrobacter sp. W1I19 contains the following coding sequences:
- a CDS encoding FAD-binding and (Fe-S)-binding domain-containing protein produces MHSKLIAPERAPILEKLQVVGVPVEATGHRLAAYSYDASNYRIPPLGVVFPRSVEDVVAVMAACRETNAALISRGGGTSMAGNAIGPGIVLDFSRHMNRIITIDEMAGTADVEAGVVLARLTRETEQATGGSLTFAPDPSSKNRATIGGAIGNDACGNHSVRYGRTSDHVHEIDVVTTDGALLTASDKGIRATNPSDAFSVSRAFELGEDFKKLAQDNLAAFRRELGRIQRQVSGYHLANLLPENGLNIARALVGTEGTCAVVVRARMKLVPKPSSALLVCLGYADVVDAAKDIKTILEFSPAAVEGIDEAIVDTMRLRRGDDSVLGLPRGRAFLYVDLDGDDPAEVARQAALLLERLAGNGRLVDGCAVPDTTERAMLWRVREDGAGLSSRPASGGESLAGWEDSAVAPENLAAYLAEFRTLLDEYELTGIMYGHFGAGCMHIRITYDLRTEEGRNVFRKFTQAAAELVVRHGGSLSGEHGDGRARSALLSQMYSPAMLAAFEEYRRLWDEAGILNPGSITDADPFDANLALDGVPEREWRTHFELRPVEAAAAGADPWVHAVQACIGVGRCRSDSGGVMCPSFRATGDEKDSTRGRSRVLQDMVRGARTVDEGWKSEDVREALDLCLACKACSNDCPAGVDMASYKSEFFSHYFEGKLRPMSHFSLGWLPRWLKITTLISPLVNLVLASPLGNLVAAAGGLTTERKMPKFASRKMLRGTLAPYSTPTKAADAVLFVDSFTKGFRPEVAGAAARVMESTGRQVGCESDVCCGLTWISTGQLDTAKKLMGKAVAKLDDGSDAPIVVIEPSCAAALKKDAPELLGTEAAERVSHRIRSFAEAVKEWVDAGWTPPVVPTDVTVQTHCHEYSTFGATVQRKALAALGVANVTEATGCCGVAGNFGFEANHYDISMKVAEQALVPALAKTAQDTPVLADGFSCAMQVKQLEPERKSLHLAELLDPRNTVP; encoded by the coding sequence ATGCATTCAAAGCTCATCGCCCCGGAACGTGCACCAATCCTGGAAAAGCTTCAGGTCGTGGGTGTGCCCGTGGAAGCCACAGGTCACCGGCTGGCAGCATACTCCTACGATGCGTCCAATTACCGGATTCCGCCCCTTGGTGTGGTCTTCCCGCGCAGCGTCGAGGACGTCGTCGCCGTCATGGCAGCGTGCCGGGAAACCAATGCCGCCCTGATAAGCCGCGGCGGAGGGACGTCCATGGCTGGCAACGCCATCGGCCCCGGCATCGTGCTGGACTTCTCGCGGCACATGAACCGGATCATCACCATCGACGAGATGGCAGGAACGGCAGACGTCGAAGCAGGAGTTGTGCTGGCCCGGCTCACCCGCGAAACCGAACAGGCAACTGGCGGAAGCCTCACGTTCGCCCCCGACCCGTCCTCAAAGAACCGTGCCACCATCGGCGGCGCCATCGGCAATGACGCCTGCGGCAACCACTCGGTCCGCTATGGACGAACCTCCGACCACGTCCACGAAATCGACGTCGTCACCACCGATGGAGCCCTCCTTACCGCATCGGACAAAGGCATCAGGGCCACCAATCCGTCCGATGCTTTCTCCGTTTCCCGCGCGTTCGAATTGGGCGAGGACTTCAAAAAGCTCGCCCAGGACAACTTGGCTGCTTTCCGTCGTGAACTGGGCCGCATCCAGCGCCAGGTTTCCGGCTACCACCTTGCCAACCTGCTGCCGGAGAACGGCCTGAATATTGCCAGGGCGCTGGTTGGCACCGAAGGAACCTGCGCCGTCGTCGTCCGCGCCCGCATGAAACTTGTCCCCAAGCCATCCAGCGCACTGCTGGTCTGCCTCGGCTACGCCGACGTCGTCGATGCCGCCAAGGACATCAAAACCATACTTGAGTTTTCACCGGCAGCAGTCGAGGGCATCGATGAGGCCATCGTGGACACCATGCGGCTGCGCCGCGGAGACGATTCCGTCCTGGGGCTTCCCCGGGGCAGGGCGTTCCTGTACGTGGATCTCGACGGTGACGACCCGGCCGAAGTGGCCCGCCAGGCAGCCCTGCTGCTGGAGAGACTGGCGGGGAACGGCCGCCTGGTGGACGGGTGCGCCGTTCCGGATACTACCGAACGCGCTATGTTGTGGCGCGTGCGGGAGGACGGCGCAGGCCTGTCATCAAGGCCCGCCAGTGGCGGCGAGTCCCTGGCCGGCTGGGAGGACTCCGCCGTTGCCCCGGAAAACCTGGCAGCCTACCTGGCCGAGTTCCGGACGCTCCTGGACGAGTATGAGCTCACGGGGATCATGTACGGACACTTTGGTGCGGGATGTATGCACATCCGCATCACGTACGATCTGCGCACAGAAGAAGGCCGCAACGTGTTCCGCAAGTTCACGCAGGCCGCCGCCGAACTTGTTGTCCGCCATGGAGGCTCCCTCTCTGGCGAACACGGCGACGGACGTGCCCGCTCAGCGCTGCTTTCGCAGATGTACTCCCCCGCCATGCTCGCCGCGTTCGAGGAATACCGCAGGCTGTGGGATGAGGCTGGGATCCTGAATCCGGGTTCGATCACCGATGCCGATCCGTTTGATGCCAACCTGGCCCTCGACGGTGTTCCCGAGCGTGAGTGGAGGACACACTTCGAGCTCCGGCCCGTCGAGGCAGCCGCGGCCGGAGCCGACCCCTGGGTCCATGCCGTCCAGGCGTGCATCGGCGTCGGGAGATGCCGTTCAGACTCCGGTGGGGTGATGTGCCCCAGCTTCCGCGCCACAGGGGACGAGAAAGACTCAACTCGTGGACGCTCCAGGGTGCTCCAGGACATGGTCCGGGGTGCCCGGACCGTCGACGAAGGCTGGAAGTCCGAGGATGTCCGCGAGGCATTGGATCTGTGCCTGGCGTGCAAGGCCTGCTCGAACGACTGTCCTGCAGGCGTCGACATGGCCAGCTACAAATCGGAGTTCTTCTCGCACTACTTCGAGGGGAAATTGCGGCCCATGTCGCACTTCTCCCTTGGCTGGTTGCCACGGTGGCTCAAAATCACCACGCTGATCAGCCCGCTGGTGAACCTTGTACTGGCCAGCCCGCTCGGCAACCTCGTGGCTGCTGCCGGTGGCCTCACCACCGAGCGGAAGATGCCGAAGTTTGCTTCCCGGAAGATGCTTCGTGGCACCCTTGCCCCCTACAGCACACCGACGAAGGCGGCCGACGCCGTGCTGTTCGTTGATTCGTTCACCAAGGGTTTCAGGCCTGAAGTGGCCGGGGCTGCTGCGCGGGTCATGGAAAGCACGGGAAGGCAGGTCGGCTGCGAATCCGACGTCTGCTGCGGGCTGACCTGGATCTCCACGGGTCAACTCGACACCGCAAAGAAGCTCATGGGTAAGGCCGTCGCGAAGCTCGACGACGGCAGCGACGCACCGATCGTCGTTATCGAACCGAGCTGCGCCGCCGCCTTGAAGAAGGATGCACCGGAACTGCTCGGCACCGAGGCCGCCGAACGCGTATCCCACCGGATCCGCAGCTTCGCCGAAGCCGTGAAGGAATGGGTCGACGCAGGGTGGACGCCACCGGTCGTACCCACGGACGTGACTGTGCAGACGCACTGCCACGAGTACTCAACCTTCGGGGCCACCGTACAGCGCAAGGCACTCGCCGCCCTCGGCGTCGCCAATGTCACCGAGGCGACCGGCTGCTGCGGGGTCGCCGGGAACTTCGGCTTCGAAGCCAACCATTACGACATCTCCATGAAGGTGGCGGAACAGGCGCTGGTTCCTGCCCTCGCCAAAACCGCCCAGGACACCCCGGTCCTCGCTGACGGCTTCAGCTGCGCGATGCAGGTCAAGCAACTGGAACCGGAGCGCAAGAGCCTTCACCTTGCCGAACTCCTTGATCCGCGGAACACTGTCCCCTAG
- a CDS encoding IS30 family transposase, translating into MPKLFAAHVRDDFLDLVCSGMSVSAAARRVGASRGTAKKWWGESGQMTLNISVVGGLADPVPSSGGPCGRALSEAERGMIQMGRLTGMSYREIGEAIGRDKSVVWREVKRNCDGEGRYNALVAHAKAHQARRRPKPFKLVEDEDLCRLIAVWMDDGWSPKLIASMLAFYFADDKTMQVSHETIYQALYVQTRGKLRADLSENLSLKRKERVPHTADRRKSSPYKEAFKISERPAEVQDRAIPGHWEGDLIIGSDGTAIGTLVERSTRFTILLHLPGDHTAETVAAAMIREMAQLPDHLRRSITWDRGTELAGYAKIQTALETTLYFCDPHSPWQRGTNENTNRLLRFWFEKGSDLSVHTPEDLNRIAAKLNRRPRPTLNLDTPANRLNQLLQAA; encoded by the coding sequence ATGCCGAAGTTGTTCGCTGCTCATGTTCGTGATGATTTTCTCGACCTGGTGTGCTCGGGCATGTCGGTCAGTGCTGCTGCCCGGCGTGTCGGGGCCTCGCGCGGGACCGCGAAGAAGTGGTGGGGCGAATCTGGTCAGATGACGCTGAATATCTCTGTTGTTGGTGGTCTGGCCGATCCTGTCCCGTCCTCTGGTGGACCTTGCGGGCGGGCGTTGAGCGAAGCCGAGAGGGGGATGATCCAGATGGGCCGGCTGACCGGGATGAGTTACCGGGAGATCGGTGAAGCGATCGGCCGGGACAAATCAGTGGTCTGGCGGGAGGTGAAGCGTAACTGCGACGGCGAAGGCAGGTACAACGCCTTGGTCGCGCACGCGAAGGCGCATCAGGCACGGCGCCGGCCCAAGCCCTTCAAGCTCGTCGAGGACGAGGATCTGTGCCGGCTGATCGCGGTATGGATGGACGACGGGTGGAGCCCGAAGCTGATCGCCTCGATGCTGGCGTTCTACTTCGCCGATGACAAGACTATGCAGGTGAGCCACGAGACCATCTACCAGGCACTGTACGTCCAGACCCGCGGGAAACTGCGGGCGGACCTGTCCGAGAACCTCAGCCTCAAACGTAAAGAACGCGTCCCTCACACCGCCGACCGGCGCAAGAGCAGCCCCTACAAAGAGGCGTTCAAAATCAGCGAACGCCCCGCAGAGGTCCAGGACCGGGCCATCCCCGGACATTGGGAAGGGGACCTGATCATCGGCTCGGACGGGACCGCGATCGGCACCCTCGTCGAACGCTCGACCCGGTTCACCATCCTGCTGCACCTGCCCGGGGACCACACCGCAGAAACCGTCGCCGCGGCGATGATCCGGGAGATGGCCCAACTCCCGGACCACCTGCGCCGCTCCATCACCTGGGACCGCGGGACAGAACTGGCCGGCTACGCAAAGATCCAGACCGCCCTCGAGACCACCCTTTACTTCTGCGACCCGCACTCACCCTGGCAGCGGGGCACCAACGAGAACACCAACCGGCTCCTGCGCTTCTGGTTCGAGAAAGGCTCCGACCTCTCAGTCCACACCCCCGAAGACCTCAACCGGATCGCAGCAAAGCTCAACCGCCGGCCCCGACCCACCCTGAACCTCGATACCCCAGCCAACCGGCTGAACCAGCTGCTGCAAGCGGCATAA
- a CDS encoding LysR family transcriptional regulator, whose translation MLDVHRLTLLREVKLHGSMSAAARELAYSHSAISQQLGVLEKETGVILLEKVGRNVKLTPAGEELVRNTEAILAAIERAESDLASSHQRAQGTVTVAAFATISRSVMPTAMAQLARKFPGLDVRLRREEPETAVLQLMSRHVDAVVTDAFPGTQGAPDGGIHTTVIGQDPIRGYLPHGVAFEDFDQLRSARWVVEPLSAASTQWALRVCRERGIEPVIAHVSSDVLFHLRMVEHGLAAAFLPDMVVREAGSDVIPSSWLPADQHRSIQFLVRAGSEHSAALVAVREAILHAFQQNSDL comes from the coding sequence ATGCTGGATGTTCACCGCCTCACGCTGCTGAGGGAAGTCAAACTGCACGGCAGCATGAGCGCAGCAGCGCGTGAACTCGCGTACAGCCATTCCGCTATTTCCCAGCAGCTGGGGGTCCTGGAGAAGGAAACTGGAGTGATCCTGCTGGAGAAGGTCGGGCGGAACGTCAAACTCACGCCGGCCGGCGAGGAGCTGGTGCGGAACACCGAAGCGATCCTGGCCGCCATTGAGCGTGCGGAGTCGGATTTGGCGTCCTCACATCAGCGGGCCCAAGGCACAGTGACAGTCGCTGCGTTCGCAACCATCAGTCGCAGCGTTATGCCTACCGCTATGGCTCAGCTGGCCCGAAAGTTTCCAGGACTGGACGTGCGTCTACGTCGCGAGGAACCGGAAACCGCTGTTTTGCAGCTCATGTCACGGCACGTTGATGCCGTGGTGACGGACGCTTTTCCCGGCACGCAAGGGGCTCCCGACGGCGGCATCCACACGACTGTGATTGGTCAGGACCCCATTCGGGGGTATCTGCCTCATGGCGTGGCCTTTGAGGACTTCGATCAGCTCCGCAGCGCGCGCTGGGTTGTGGAGCCCCTGAGCGCGGCGTCCACGCAGTGGGCCTTGCGAGTATGCCGGGAGCGGGGAATCGAGCCTGTCATTGCACACGTATCATCCGACGTCCTCTTCCACCTCAGGATGGTCGAACATGGGCTTGCGGCCGCATTCCTGCCTGACATGGTGGTGCGGGAGGCGGGCAGTGACGTGATCCCGAGTTCCTGGCTTCCCGCCGACCAGCATCGAAGCATCCAGTTTCTGGTGCGGGCCGGCTCAGAGCACAGCGCGGCTCTGGTGGCAGTACGGGAGGCCATACTCCATGCCTTCCAGCAGAACTCGGACCTGTAA
- a CDS encoding NAD-dependent succinate-semialdehyde dehydrogenase, with product MSLTTNVATPLITADAGSLRHADEVIQSIGLPSQGIAVQDPATAETIAHVPDNDVEAALEAVAKADAAGADWANTTLRQRADVLHAWYGKLVAHTEDLAHLISREMGKPLAEARGEVKYGTDFVRWYAEEAVRPAGNFRDTPDGGASLLTRRSPVGLAVLITPWNFPLAMATRKIAPALAAGCPVVIKPATLTPLTTYFAVQLAIEAGVPEELIQVITTSKSGAFSEAVLLDPRVRKVSFTGSTPVGRQLLKLASQNVLRSSMELGGNAPLIVFNDADLQRAVEGTFAAKLRNGGQSCIGANRIYVQDGIADDFVAALTERFARVAVGSGLGQQTGLGALIDDRAVAQMQAYTDNAVSLGATLLTGGHGYDSAGNFFAPTVLDHVTEDSDVAQSEIFGPIAAIQRFSSEDEAVTRANATEFGLAGYVFTENLDRALNVADRLETGIVGINQGVPSNAGAPFGGIKQSGLGREGSAEGLEEYENIRFYNMARRATV from the coding sequence ATGAGCCTCACAACAAACGTCGCTACACCGCTGATTACTGCGGACGCCGGCAGCCTCCGGCACGCGGATGAAGTCATCCAATCCATCGGACTGCCCAGCCAGGGCATCGCCGTACAGGACCCTGCCACCGCCGAGACTATAGCCCATGTCCCTGACAATGATGTCGAGGCTGCACTGGAAGCTGTTGCGAAGGCCGACGCGGCCGGAGCCGACTGGGCGAACACCACCCTTCGTCAGCGCGCGGACGTGCTGCACGCTTGGTATGGCAAGCTCGTCGCCCACACCGAAGACCTCGCACACCTGATCTCGCGCGAAATGGGCAAGCCCCTGGCCGAGGCCCGCGGCGAGGTCAAGTACGGCACCGACTTCGTCCGCTGGTACGCAGAGGAGGCCGTGCGGCCCGCAGGAAACTTCCGGGACACCCCGGACGGCGGCGCGAGCCTGCTGACCCGCCGCTCCCCCGTTGGCCTGGCGGTACTGATCACGCCCTGGAACTTCCCGCTGGCCATGGCCACCCGGAAGATCGCACCGGCGCTGGCGGCCGGATGCCCCGTCGTGATCAAGCCGGCGACCCTCACTCCCCTGACGACGTATTTTGCCGTCCAGCTCGCCATCGAAGCCGGCGTGCCCGAAGAGCTGATCCAGGTCATCACCACCTCCAAGTCAGGGGCCTTCAGCGAAGCCGTCCTGCTCGACCCCAGGGTCCGGAAGGTATCGTTCACCGGGTCGACCCCCGTCGGCCGACAGCTCCTGAAGCTGGCCTCCCAGAACGTGCTCCGCAGCTCCATGGAACTCGGCGGCAACGCACCGCTGATCGTCTTCAACGACGCTGATCTTCAGCGCGCGGTGGAGGGAACCTTCGCCGCGAAGCTGCGCAACGGCGGGCAGTCCTGCATTGGCGCCAACCGTATCTACGTCCAGGACGGAATAGCCGATGACTTCGTCGCGGCGCTCACCGAACGCTTTGCCCGGGTCGCGGTCGGAAGCGGCCTCGGACAGCAGACCGGGCTTGGTGCACTGATCGATGACCGCGCGGTAGCCCAGATGCAGGCCTACACCGATAACGCGGTGAGCCTGGGCGCCACCCTGCTCACCGGCGGTCACGGATACGACTCGGCAGGCAACTTCTTCGCCCCCACCGTCCTGGACCACGTCACCGAAGACTCCGACGTGGCCCAGTCCGAGATCTTCGGCCCCATCGCCGCCATCCAGCGGTTCAGCTCAGAAGACGAAGCCGTCACGCGGGCCAATGCTACAGAATTCGGCCTCGCCGGCTACGTGTTCACCGAAAACCTCGACCGCGCCCTTAACGTCGCCGATCGCCTCGAGACCGGAATCGTGGGCATCAACCAAGGCGTACCGTCCAACGCCGGCGCCCCGTTCGGCGGCATCAAGCAGTCGGGCCTCGGACGCGAAGGAAGCGCCGAAGGCCTCGAGGAATATGAGAACATCCGCTTCTACAACATGGCGCGACGCGCCACTGTTTAG
- a CDS encoding GntR family transcriptional regulator, with product MVEQIKIVHSSTVQQVADGLTAMILSGGLKPGERVRESVIADDLGLSRNTIREAVRIVQAGGLIRHRANQGAVVWDPTDAEIMDAYNARYHLETTAARSISENTSMDEVHAAMEEFREVLKSGDPFQIVEKDLAVHSAIIGLLGSQKLRSFYQQLVTELRYFMFVLSIEHHEYEDPDTLETEHQAIVDALDSRDPVLAEKIVSDTIIQYRESIRQIVAERHGAS from the coding sequence ATGGTTGAGCAGATAAAGATAGTCCATTCATCTACGGTGCAACAGGTCGCGGATGGTCTCACAGCCATGATCCTCAGCGGTGGTCTCAAGCCCGGTGAACGTGTCAGGGAAAGTGTCATCGCCGACGACCTGGGACTTTCCAGGAACACCATCCGCGAAGCCGTGCGCATTGTTCAAGCGGGAGGCCTCATCCGCCACCGAGCGAATCAGGGGGCGGTCGTTTGGGATCCCACCGATGCCGAGATCATGGACGCTTACAACGCGCGTTACCACTTGGAGACTACGGCCGCGCGGAGCATCTCCGAAAACACCTCCATGGATGAGGTCCACGCAGCCATGGAGGAGTTCCGGGAAGTCTTGAAGAGTGGAGATCCATTCCAGATCGTCGAGAAGGACCTCGCCGTGCACAGCGCTATCATCGGCCTTCTCGGCAGCCAGAAGTTGAGGTCCTTCTATCAGCAACTGGTGACCGAACTGAGGTACTTCATGTTCGTGCTTTCCATCGAGCATCACGAGTACGAAGATCCGGACACACTCGAAACCGAGCACCAGGCCATAGTTGACGCGCTTGACTCCCGCGATCCTGTCCTGGCGGAAAAAATCGTGTCAGATACCATCATCCAATATCGTGAATCAATCCGGCAGATCGTAGCAGAACGACACGGAGCCAGCTAA
- a CDS encoding phosphotransferase has product MKISTDSEFIEAVAAESGLLAGQSQLAHSTVLGLLEGAYGLKGLLVRIPTEKDETFRLRDGEETYLVKVSPPDEDPVIVHLQTACMEHLEATAPELPVQRMVRSLTGDPQVLLPSPEGLFDRVLRVMRYMPGDLLAGQDASAGQLQLVGSSLARVGLALQNFDHARADRLLLWDLKHFHRMRPLLDYVDEQHERSLAEDIFDRFDQKVVPLLGSLTAQVVHGDFSPFNVLIDPERPDYVAGIIDFGDVVRTPVIFDLSVIMANLLGTDASSPWKHALHVMDGYLNIRPLPDQELEALFISAQARLLLRALITQWRASHLPQRRDYLLSHSKPDWDRLAATAAAPTPQPAPTLNHNAPSITST; this is encoded by the coding sequence ATGAAAATCAGTACTGACTCTGAATTTATTGAGGCGGTGGCAGCTGAGAGCGGGCTCCTGGCAGGGCAGTCCCAGCTTGCTCACTCAACTGTTTTAGGTCTGCTGGAAGGCGCCTACGGCCTGAAGGGGCTGCTTGTGCGCATTCCCACCGAGAAGGATGAGACTTTCCGGCTCAGGGATGGTGAAGAAACCTATCTTGTGAAGGTTTCACCGCCGGATGAGGATCCGGTGATCGTGCACCTTCAGACCGCCTGCATGGAGCATTTGGAGGCTACTGCCCCTGAGCTTCCGGTCCAGCGTATGGTCAGGAGCCTGACCGGTGATCCGCAGGTCCTTCTCCCGTCCCCTGAAGGGCTGTTTGACCGGGTACTTCGGGTGATGCGGTATATGCCCGGGGATCTGCTGGCCGGCCAGGACGCCTCGGCCGGCCAGCTGCAGCTGGTCGGGTCAAGCCTTGCCCGTGTAGGCCTTGCGTTGCAGAATTTCGATCATGCCCGCGCGGACCGGTTGCTCCTGTGGGACCTGAAGCACTTTCACCGGATGCGGCCGCTGCTGGACTACGTCGATGAGCAGCACGAACGCTCCCTGGCCGAAGACATTTTCGACCGCTTCGATCAGAAGGTGGTCCCGCTGCTGGGTTCCCTGACCGCCCAGGTTGTCCACGGAGATTTCAGTCCCTTCAATGTCCTGATCGACCCGGAGAGGCCGGACTACGTGGCCGGGATCATCGACTTTGGCGACGTCGTGCGCACTCCAGTGATCTTCGACCTCAGTGTCATCATGGCCAACCTGCTGGGAACAGATGCATCCAGCCCCTGGAAACACGCATTGCACGTCATGGACGGCTATCTGAACATCCGCCCGCTGCCCGACCAGGAGCTGGAAGCCCTGTTCATCTCAGCCCAGGCCCGCCTGCTTCTGCGCGCCCTGATCACACAGTGGCGGGCAAGCCATTTGCCGCAAAGACGCGATTATCTGCTCTCCCACTCCAAACCGGACTGGGACCGCCTGGCCGCAACCGCAGCCGCCCCCACCCCACAGCCCGCACCCACTCTGAACCACAACGCACCCTCAATCACATCCACCTGA